A single genomic interval of Hydractinia symbiolongicarpus strain clone_291-10 chromosome 8, HSymV2.1, whole genome shotgun sequence harbors:
- the LOC130655440 gene encoding uncharacterized protein LOC130655440: MNVRYITLNQSTYKKRSGNDGASLKYYGTKTRQTMIASTAALANVASPPSTNDNFYTRKNTHTRCHQQHRTNVLKNGSGFHETTPSTSDSETCNGVATSKHNEHKIEASEKKKEERRSFIRQMFHHKPNESDGCRTTKALWSAFNVTDSVTHSSEEKRDVEKKPIPVILINGMLFDDNEQKDKIDTTSNYLACSVGGEGLQYGKIDIENEFYIETESKFDKNKLHVSIKGPKQRPIKIETSMLNRNVCKFLYWPKRVGWYTIYIQWERKHVIGSPFEVVVTDK, translated from the exons ATGAACGTACGTTATATTACGTTAAACCAATCTACGTACAAGAAAAGAAGTGGCAACGACGGAGCTAGCTTAAA ATACTACGGGACAAAGACACGACAGACGATGATAGCGAGTACTGCCGCATTGGCAAACGTGGCGTCTCCACCATCAACCAACGATAATTTCTACACGCGTAAAAACACACACACCCGTTGTCACCAGCAACATCGTACGAATGTGCTCAAAAATGGAAGTGGTTTTCATGAGACAACACCTTCTACGTCTGACAGTGAAACATGCAATGGGGTAGCGACATCGAAACACAACGAACATAAAATAGAAGCGagcgaaaagaaaaaagaggaaCGAAGAAGCTTCATTAGACAAATGTTTCATCACAAACCTAACGAAAGCGACGGCTGCCGAACGACGAAAGCGTTATGGTCGGCGTTTAACGTGACCGACAGTGTAACTCACAGTTCTGAGGAAAAAAGAGACGTAGAGAAAAAACCGATACCCGTTATTCTCATAAATGGTATGCTATTTGACGACAAcgaacaaaaagacaaaatagACACAACATCCAATTATTTGGCGTGTTCCGTGGGCGGGGAAGGTCTACAATATGGCAAGATAGATATTGAAAATGAATTTTACATTGAAACCGAAAGCAAGTTTGATAAAAACAAATTGCACGTCTCGATTAAAGGGCCGAAGCAACGGCCAATTAAAATCGAGACATCTATGCTGAACAGAAATGTATGTAAGTTTTTGTACTGGCCGAAAAGAGTCGGGTGGTACACTATATACATTCAATGGGAAAGAAAGCATGTCATAGGCAGTCCTTTTGAAGTGGTGGTAACGGATAAATGA
- the LOC130655716 gene encoding polycomb group protein ASXL1-like isoform X2, whose amino-acid sequence MFDVGDEDSDSSSDECYLKEASRSRKRRNTGPKKPKSETLTWAEAAEIVLSNYDHPLPHKEILQLIEDANLKSMGRGNSAPLAVLNSMLNSHSRGPGATFYRAASGSACFGLNRTRIRGVNSIKPNQISPNNSVKKVPIRTNSSPPLKMDATKSKTYAEYKRETRPKQKLTPPTKYSQSTHHLKPPGQLPKYSSSQKQQLIPPGSSHSDSVNRPSGSLATISKATYDRLKQQPLHRRMGPTTSALVRPSPPFSRPPPGAALRVMPPKKRVKLDEDDDTDSEKNASKKENTKEAKPFNRLKCEGTSRRESQRNIVRLHSPSILPPMTKQQQQQQRQQRQQQQRVAIDRNKKIKQTQSSPRPNIHRSATRAVLQVKPRPNMTFKKSLSLPNITSVNQDQDNLKQSFLGVKFKRLKKANLADQIKRSKEGKLDLMSPDSILTSVHVKDLLNQATFKSLPHAYQYQLLMLLPECDRKVGDDGALRLSSHALNNAFFNRSCQEFKDKLMDGEFNSDIIQRAKNEVNLHARLDPWKAKFFEPAYGKSSLDNDDDEKPHPKLQPVESSWSAFLKFAENSTNDFEEALAKIQADVQKQADKEAREKAEVEKRRTETLSARLSINSKKNTSGSLNLKGSVRSPITLKSKGARAELANKEKSKRALKKAQQLQRKKALDKQLKDAKAKIVQDARSSARKEDEDSSHSTSEMQENIVNTKELVVIEPLPQTSIALLNKSAISTVSNSTTNAITTETTSKKEDEKTEDKVLNLSDSSTLKKLIETSETLKRTKKLTPKRKVNANKTLASRIVYGPSSFNTSVEGVCPCNLKAMVVCKQCGSFWHGDCVNGDKMCLLCTS is encoded by the exons ATGTTTGATGTTGGAGATGAGGACTCCGATAGCAGTAGCGATGAATGTTATTTAAAAGAAGCTAGTAGATCTCGCAAAAGACGGAATACAGGACCCAAAAAACCCAAAAGTGAAACATTGACCTGGGCAGAAGCAGCAGAAATT GTATTATCAAATTATGACCACCCGTTACCACACAAAGAAATATTACAATTAATTGAAGATGCAAATTTAAAGTCTATGGG aCGAGGAAATTCGGCACCATTGGCTGTTTTGAATTCAATGTTAAATTCACATTCACGCGGGCCTGGTGCAACATTTTACAGAGCAGCATCTGGATCAGCTTGTTTTGGACTTAAC AGGACAAGAATAAGAGGTGTGAATTCAATTAAACCCAATCAAATAAGTCCCAATAATTCAGTGAAGAAAGTTCCTATTAGAACTAATAGTAGCCCACCTCTCAAAATGGATGCTACAAAATCCAAAACATATGCTGAATACA AAAGAGAAACCAGACCAAAGCAAAAACTTACACCACCCACAAAATATAGTCAATCGACACATCATTTAAAGCCTCCAGGGCAGTTACCCAAATATTCTTCATCACAGAAGCAACAACTAATTCCTCCTGGCTCAAGTCATTCAGACTCAGTAAATCGCCCATCTGGAAGTCTGGCAACCATCTCAAAAGCTACATATGACCGTTTAAAACAACAACCATTACACAGGCGGATGGGCCCGACTACTTCAGCCCTTGTTCGTCCTTCGCCACCATTTTCACGACCACCTCCTGGAGCGGCTCTAAGAGTTATGCCTCCAAAAAAGAGGGTCAAACTCGATGAGGATGACGATACTGATAGTGAGAAGAATGCTTCTAAGAAAGAAAACACAAAAGAAGCAAAACCATTTAATAGactaaag tGTGAGGGGACGTCAAGAAGGGAATCACAAAGAAATATAGTTCGATTGCATTCACCCAGTATATTGCCTCCAATGAccaaacagcaacaacaacaacaacgacaacagcgCCAGCAGCAACAGCGTGTTGCAATAGATCGCAACaag aaaataaaacaaacacagTCATCACCACGTCCAAATATTCATCGTTCAGCCACGCGGGCAGTGCTGCAAGTAAAGCCTCGACCAAATATGACCTTTAAGAAAAGTTTATCCTTGCCAAATATTACCAGTGTAAACCAGGACCAGGACAACTTAAAACAAAGCTTTCTTGGTGTGAAG tttaaaagattaaaaaaggcTAACCTAG CTGACCAAATAAAGAGAAGTAAGGAAGGAAAATTGGACTTGATGTCGCCTGACTCTATACTTACGTCAGTGCACGTTAAG GATCTGCTTAACCAAGCTACCTTCAAGTCTCTACCACATGCTTACCAGTACCAACTCCTCATGTTGTTACCAGAGTGTGATCGGAAGGTTGGTGACGACGGTGCTCTGAG gttaTCATCTCATGCATTAAATAATGCTTTTTTCAATCGCTCATGTCAGGAATTTAAAGACAAATTAATGGATG GCGAATTCAACTCGGATATCATTCAAAGAGCGAAAAACGAAGTAAATTTGCATGCCAGGCTGGATCCTTGGAAG GCCAAGTTCTTCGAACCTGCATACGGAAAATC ttcTCTTGATAATGACGACGACGAGAAACCACATCCTAAGTTGCAACCTGTCGAGTCGTCATGGTCGgcgtttttaaaatttgctgaAAATTCTACAAACGACTTCGAAGAAGCACTTGCTAAAATTCAG GCCGATGTACAGAAGCAAGCAGACAAAGAAGCCCGGGAAAAGGCTGAGGtagaaaaaagaagaacagaAACATTATCGGCGCGCTTATCGATTAATTCGAAAAAAAATACATCAGGAAGTTTAAACTTGAAGGGCTCTGTGCGTTCACCTATCACGCTAAAGTCGAAAGGCGCAAGAGCTGAACTCGCCAATAAGGAAAAAAGCAAACGCGCATTGAAGAAAGCGCAACAATTGCAACGAAAAAAAGCCCTCGATAAACAATTGAAAGATGCCAAGGCCAAAATCGTTCAAGACGCTCGCTCCAGTGCGAGAAAAGAAGATGAAGATTCATCTCATTCGACTAGTGAGATGCAAGAAAACATTGTAAATACGAAAGAATTAGTCGTTATCGAACCTCTTCCGCAGACATCTATTGCGCTGCTCAACAAATCAGCTATTTCTACTGTTTCAAATTCTACGACGAATGCTATTACAACTGAAACCACGTCTAAAAAGGAGGACGAAAAAACGGAGGACAAAGTACTAAACTTGAGCGATAGTTCGACATTAAAAAAGCTAATAGAGACAAGCGAGACGTTAAAACGGACTAAAAAACTGACACCAAAAAGAAAGGTAAATGCGAATAAGACATTAGCAAGTAGAATTGTCTACGGGCCGTCATCATTTAACACGAGTGTCGAAGGAGTGTGCCCGTGTAATTTGAAAGCGATGGTGGTGTGTAAACAATGCGGCTCTTTCTGGCATGGCGATTGTGTAAACGGTGATAAGATGTGCTTGCTTTGCACGTCTTGA
- the LOC130655719 gene encoding matrix metalloproteinase-14-like codes for MLISHFVIYATFISTVYPGEFGTGLTAQHLKFLQDKGYLKPPDPYAGTLKTQEEIKDSLIRFQSFAGIPVTGKIDSVTLKKFNQARCGMSDLSLHSKKRRKKRYVLQGGKWPKKEITYRIENYSPDLSKKHIRQTIRRALSRWEAASQLRFYERHEGKADIMIKFERKDHNDPYPFDGPGGTLAHAFYPGLHHLAGDTHFDEDELFTLKSTKGKNFYWVSLHEFGHAIGLKHNNIRGTVMYPWYERYTGEKVDLSDDDKRGVQALYGSPHGERDTTERTDSVKPKVRCVERVKAIFAGENSESIIINDDKVYVYDKDLRYKKGPFPLSQYFSGLTSVDTAYKLQNGRTVFLHGSSYWEFRDRTLVHGPDHVSRIGLNRHTHNLDSAVRMFGKVYLFKGRRYWRLDPSRNRIDAGYPKQISEGWKGVPNHVDSVYQWNGRIFFFKGSTYYRLNKRRFEVHQKYPLPILNNLLMCGNPKMAQIQSGFHKTSASKRMLSKEITTFVFLWICSAITFF; via the exons ATGTTAATTTCCCACTTCGTGATTTATGCAACTTTTATATCAACAGTTTATCCAGGTGAATTTGGTACAGGACTTACAGCCCAGCATTTG AAATTTTTGCAAGACAAAGGTTATCTGAAACCACCTGATCCTTATGCTGGTACCTTGAAAACCCAAGAAGAAATAAAGGACTCATTAATTCGTTTTCAATCCTTTGCTGGAATTCCTGTTACAG GCAAAATCGATTCTGTGACTCTCAAAAAGTTTAACCAAGCACGATGTGGCATGTCGGATCTATCACTGCACTCtaaaaaacgaagaaaaaaacgATATGTTTTGCAGGGTGGAAAATGGCCTAAAAAG GAAATAACATATCGAATTGAGAACTATTCACCAGACCTCTCAAAAAAGCACATTCGTCAGACTATACGAAGGGCGCTTTCTCGTTGGGAAGCTGCTTCTCAGTTGCGCTTTTATGAGAGACATGAAGGAAAGGCTGATATAATgataaaatttgaaagaaaagaCCACAACGATCCATATCCATTTGATGGACCTGGAGGAACATTGGCACACGCTTTCTACCCTGGTTTACATC ACTTAGCTGGAGATACGCATTTTGACGAAGACGAGTTATTCACGTTAAAAAGCACAAAAGGGAAGAATTTCTATTGGGTTTCTCTTCATGAATTCGGTCATGCCATTGGGCTGAAACACAACAACATCAGAGGTACTGTCATGTATCCGTGGTATGAACGTTACACTGGTGAAAAAGTCGATCTGAGTGACGACGACAAGAGAGGAGTACAGGCTTTGTAtg GTTCCCCACATGGCGAAAGAGACACAACTGAGCGCACTGACAGCGTTAAACCAAAAGTGCGATGTGTGGAAAGAGTAAAAGCAATATTTGCTGGAGAAAACTCAGAAAGCATCATCATAAATGACGACAAAGTTTACGTGTACGACAAAGACTTGCGGTATAAGAAAGGTCCTTTTCCGTTGTCGCAATATTTCAGCGGACTGACTAGTGTGGACACGGCGTATAAGTTGCAGAACGGACGCACGGTCTTCCTGCATGGATCAAG ttattGGGAATTTCGCGATCGCACACTTGTTCACGGACCAGATCATGTATCGCGTATTGGACTTAACAGACATACGCACAACTTAGACTCTGCTgttcgaatgtttggcaaagTCTACTTATTTAAAG GAAGACGTTACTGGCGCCTCGACCCAAGCCGTAACCGCATCGACGCAGGTTATCCGAAACAGATATCTGAAGGTTGGAAAGGTGTACCAAACCACGTTGACAGCGTGTATCAGTGGAATGGGCGTATCTTCTTTTTCAAAG GGTCAACATACTATCGTTTAAATAAACGAAGATTTGAAGTACATCAGAAGTACCCACTTCCAATTTTGAATAACTTGCTAATGTGTGGGAATCCGAAAATGGCGCAAATTCAATCGGGTTTCCACAAGACGTCGGCATCGAAGAGAATGTTGTCTAAAGAGATAACTACATTTGTGTTTCTCTGGATTTGTTCAGCCATcacttttttttag
- the LOC130655716 gene encoding polycomb group protein ASXL1-like isoform X1: MFDVGDEDSDSSSDECYLKEASRSRKRRNTGPKKPKSETLTWAEAAEIVLSNYDHPLPHKEILQLIEDANLKSMGRGNSAPLAVLNSMLNSHSRGPGATFYRAASGSACFGLNRTRIRGVNSIKPNQISPNNSVKKVPIRTNSSPPLKMDATKSKTYAEYKRETRPKQKLTPPTKYSQSTHHLKPPGQLPKYSSSQKQQLIPPGSSHSDSVNRPSGSLATISKATYDRLKQQPLHRRMGPTTSALVRPSPPFSRPPPGAALRVMPPKKRVKLDEDDDTDSEKNASKKENTKEAKPFNRLKCEGTSRRESQRNIVRLHSPSILPPMTKQQQQQQRQQRQQQQRVAIDRNKQKIKQTQSSPRPNIHRSATRAVLQVKPRPNMTFKKSLSLPNITSVNQDQDNLKQSFLGVKFKRLKKANLADQIKRSKEGKLDLMSPDSILTSVHVKDLLNQATFKSLPHAYQYQLLMLLPECDRKVGDDGALRLSSHALNNAFFNRSCQEFKDKLMDGEFNSDIIQRAKNEVNLHARLDPWKAKFFEPAYGKSSLDNDDDEKPHPKLQPVESSWSAFLKFAENSTNDFEEALAKIQADVQKQADKEAREKAEVEKRRTETLSARLSINSKKNTSGSLNLKGSVRSPITLKSKGARAELANKEKSKRALKKAQQLQRKKALDKQLKDAKAKIVQDARSSARKEDEDSSHSTSEMQENIVNTKELVVIEPLPQTSIALLNKSAISTVSNSTTNAITTETTSKKEDEKTEDKVLNLSDSSTLKKLIETSETLKRTKKLTPKRKVNANKTLASRIVYGPSSFNTSVEGVCPCNLKAMVVCKQCGSFWHGDCVNGDKMCLLCTS, translated from the exons ATGTTTGATGTTGGAGATGAGGACTCCGATAGCAGTAGCGATGAATGTTATTTAAAAGAAGCTAGTAGATCTCGCAAAAGACGGAATACAGGACCCAAAAAACCCAAAAGTGAAACATTGACCTGGGCAGAAGCAGCAGAAATT GTATTATCAAATTATGACCACCCGTTACCACACAAAGAAATATTACAATTAATTGAAGATGCAAATTTAAAGTCTATGGG aCGAGGAAATTCGGCACCATTGGCTGTTTTGAATTCAATGTTAAATTCACATTCACGCGGGCCTGGTGCAACATTTTACAGAGCAGCATCTGGATCAGCTTGTTTTGGACTTAAC AGGACAAGAATAAGAGGTGTGAATTCAATTAAACCCAATCAAATAAGTCCCAATAATTCAGTGAAGAAAGTTCCTATTAGAACTAATAGTAGCCCACCTCTCAAAATGGATGCTACAAAATCCAAAACATATGCTGAATACA AAAGAGAAACCAGACCAAAGCAAAAACTTACACCACCCACAAAATATAGTCAATCGACACATCATTTAAAGCCTCCAGGGCAGTTACCCAAATATTCTTCATCACAGAAGCAACAACTAATTCCTCCTGGCTCAAGTCATTCAGACTCAGTAAATCGCCCATCTGGAAGTCTGGCAACCATCTCAAAAGCTACATATGACCGTTTAAAACAACAACCATTACACAGGCGGATGGGCCCGACTACTTCAGCCCTTGTTCGTCCTTCGCCACCATTTTCACGACCACCTCCTGGAGCGGCTCTAAGAGTTATGCCTCCAAAAAAGAGGGTCAAACTCGATGAGGATGACGATACTGATAGTGAGAAGAATGCTTCTAAGAAAGAAAACACAAAAGAAGCAAAACCATTTAATAGactaaag tGTGAGGGGACGTCAAGAAGGGAATCACAAAGAAATATAGTTCGATTGCATTCACCCAGTATATTGCCTCCAATGAccaaacagcaacaacaacaacaacgacaacagcgCCAGCAGCAACAGCGTGTTGCAATAGATCGCAACaag cagaaaataaaacaaacacagTCATCACCACGTCCAAATATTCATCGTTCAGCCACGCGGGCAGTGCTGCAAGTAAAGCCTCGACCAAATATGACCTTTAAGAAAAGTTTATCCTTGCCAAATATTACCAGTGTAAACCAGGACCAGGACAACTTAAAACAAAGCTTTCTTGGTGTGAAG tttaaaagattaaaaaaggcTAACCTAG CTGACCAAATAAAGAGAAGTAAGGAAGGAAAATTGGACTTGATGTCGCCTGACTCTATACTTACGTCAGTGCACGTTAAG GATCTGCTTAACCAAGCTACCTTCAAGTCTCTACCACATGCTTACCAGTACCAACTCCTCATGTTGTTACCAGAGTGTGATCGGAAGGTTGGTGACGACGGTGCTCTGAG gttaTCATCTCATGCATTAAATAATGCTTTTTTCAATCGCTCATGTCAGGAATTTAAAGACAAATTAATGGATG GCGAATTCAACTCGGATATCATTCAAAGAGCGAAAAACGAAGTAAATTTGCATGCCAGGCTGGATCCTTGGAAG GCCAAGTTCTTCGAACCTGCATACGGAAAATC ttcTCTTGATAATGACGACGACGAGAAACCACATCCTAAGTTGCAACCTGTCGAGTCGTCATGGTCGgcgtttttaaaatttgctgaAAATTCTACAAACGACTTCGAAGAAGCACTTGCTAAAATTCAG GCCGATGTACAGAAGCAAGCAGACAAAGAAGCCCGGGAAAAGGCTGAGGtagaaaaaagaagaacagaAACATTATCGGCGCGCTTATCGATTAATTCGAAAAAAAATACATCAGGAAGTTTAAACTTGAAGGGCTCTGTGCGTTCACCTATCACGCTAAAGTCGAAAGGCGCAAGAGCTGAACTCGCCAATAAGGAAAAAAGCAAACGCGCATTGAAGAAAGCGCAACAATTGCAACGAAAAAAAGCCCTCGATAAACAATTGAAAGATGCCAAGGCCAAAATCGTTCAAGACGCTCGCTCCAGTGCGAGAAAAGAAGATGAAGATTCATCTCATTCGACTAGTGAGATGCAAGAAAACATTGTAAATACGAAAGAATTAGTCGTTATCGAACCTCTTCCGCAGACATCTATTGCGCTGCTCAACAAATCAGCTATTTCTACTGTTTCAAATTCTACGACGAATGCTATTACAACTGAAACCACGTCTAAAAAGGAGGACGAAAAAACGGAGGACAAAGTACTAAACTTGAGCGATAGTTCGACATTAAAAAAGCTAATAGAGACAAGCGAGACGTTAAAACGGACTAAAAAACTGACACCAAAAAGAAAGGTAAATGCGAATAAGACATTAGCAAGTAGAATTGTCTACGGGCCGTCATCATTTAACACGAGTGTCGAAGGAGTGTGCCCGTGTAATTTGAAAGCGATGGTGGTGTGTAAACAATGCGGCTCTTTCTGGCATGGCGATTGTGTAAACGGTGATAAGATGTGCTTGCTTTGCACGTCTTGA